In one window of Mucilaginibacter auburnensis DNA:
- a CDS encoding RluA family pseudouridine synthase has translation MKIPKFADLILFEDDDLIVINKPAFISSLDERGDGSSDISILRMAKAYSDDAQICHRLDKETSGALIIAKNPEAYRSVSMQFEKRQVNKVYHAVIDGTHVFDNLLVDLPILNVGKGTVTISRQEGKRAETWFQSLKYFKHYTLVECKPVTGRMHQIRIHLATQRASIAGDEMYKGKPVYLSAIKRKYHLGKEQEELPIMKRFALHAYQVTFKVVNGTEVTINAPYPKDFETLLKLLEKFDS, from the coding sequence ATGAAGATACCCAAGTTTGCCGACCTGATTTTGTTTGAAGATGATGACCTGATTGTGATCAACAAGCCGGCATTTATAAGTTCGTTAGATGAGCGTGGCGACGGCAGTAGCGACATTAGCATTTTGCGTATGGCCAAGGCTTATAGCGACGATGCACAGATATGCCACCGCCTGGATAAGGAAACATCAGGTGCGTTGATCATCGCTAAAAATCCGGAGGCATACCGTTCGGTATCCATGCAATTTGAGAAGCGTCAGGTTAATAAAGTATATCATGCGGTTATTGATGGTACCCATGTTTTTGATAACCTGCTGGTTGATCTGCCTATACTCAACGTAGGTAAAGGCACAGTAACTATTAGCAGACAAGAGGGTAAACGTGCCGAAACCTGGTTCCAGTCGCTTAAATATTTTAAGCATTATACTTTGGTAGAGTGTAAGCCGGTTACAGGCCGTATGCACCAGATCCGTATACATTTAGCTACACAGCGTGCGTCAATAGCGGGCGATGAAATGTACAAAGGCAAGCCTGTTTATTTATCGGCTATTAAGCGAAAATACCACTTAGGTAAAGAGCAGGAGGAGCTGCCTATTATGAAACGTTTTGCCTTGCATGCCTACCAGGTTACTTTTAAGGTGGTAAATGGTACAGAAGTTACTATTAATGCGCCATACCCGAAGGATTTTGAAACGCTGCTGAAGTTGCTGGAGAAGTTTGATAGTTAG
- a CDS encoding PhzF family phenazine biosynthesis protein, translated as MTIPIYQADAFTDKLFGGNPAAVCPLTEWLPDETMQQIAKENNLAETAFFVKNNTGYLLRWFTPEYEIDLCGHATLAAAHILFTELAYGADVINFETVKAGTLTVKRDGDKYTMDFPSRPPIPIETPNGLIEALGGSEPTAILRSRDYFVVYDSEEEIAELTPDMFALSKMDTVGIIVTAPGKNSDFVSRFFAPGAGIPEDPVTGSAHCNLIPYWAKVFGKDKLHAYQLSARKGELWCELKGERVLMSGKAVTYLRGSIVVD; from the coding sequence ATGACCATACCTATTTATCAGGCTGATGCTTTTACCGATAAGCTGTTTGGCGGCAACCCCGCGGCCGTTTGTCCGTTAACCGAATGGCTGCCCGATGAAACGATGCAGCAAATTGCTAAAGAGAATAACCTGGCCGAAACGGCATTCTTTGTAAAGAATAACACAGGCTATTTACTGCGTTGGTTTACCCCCGAGTATGAGATTGATCTATGTGGTCACGCTACACTTGCGGCTGCACATATATTGTTTACAGAATTGGCATATGGCGCGGACGTGATCAACTTTGAGACCGTTAAAGCCGGCACACTCACAGTAAAACGTGATGGCGATAAATACACCATGGATTTCCCATCGCGCCCGCCAATACCAATTGAAACGCCTAATGGTTTGATTGAGGCGTTAGGAGGCAGCGAACCTACAGCTATACTTCGTTCAAGAGATTATTTTGTGGTTTATGACAGCGAAGAGGAAATAGCTGAACTAACACCGGATATGTTTGCTTTATCTAAAATGGATACCGTTGGCATTATAGTTACGGCTCCCGGTAAAAATTCTGATTTTGTGTCACGCTTTTTTGCACCCGGCGCAGGCATTCCCGAAGACCCTGTTACTGGTTCGGCACATTGTAACCTCATCCCCTACTGGGCCAAAGTATTCGGAAAAGATAAGTTACACGCCTACCAGCTTTCGGCCCGCAAAGGCGAACTCTGGTGCGAATTAAAAGGCGAGCGCGTTTTAATGAGCGGAAAAGCGGTTACCTATTTGAGGGGGAGTATAGTAGTTGATTAG
- the arfB gene encoding alternative ribosome rescue aminoacyl-tRNA hydrolase ArfB: protein MNFSKQALAKEVTYKTSRSGGKGGQNVNKVSTKVELLFSVDDSVLFSDEEKIRIKEKLQSRFNKDGHIQVVCDEERSQLLNKEIALERLTTLLSGALHMPKIRKATKISKQAKEARLTGKKVISQKKESRRRNFDV, encoded by the coding sequence ATGAATTTTTCTAAACAGGCGCTCGCTAAAGAAGTGACCTACAAAACATCACGCAGCGGTGGCAAAGGCGGACAAAATGTAAATAAGGTATCTACAAAAGTTGAGTTACTTTTTAGTGTGGATGATTCTGTTTTGTTCAGCGATGAAGAAAAAATCCGCATTAAAGAAAAACTGCAATCGCGCTTTAATAAAGATGGGCACATACAGGTAGTTTGCGATGAAGAGCGCAGTCAGTTACTAAACAAAGAAATAGCGCTGGAGCGTTTAACAACACTACTTTCCGGTGCGCTGCACATGCCTAAAATAAGAAAGGCTACCAAAATTAGCAAGCAGGCTAAAGAAGCAAGGCTCACCGGCAAAAAAGTAATTTCTCAGAAAAAGGAAAGTCGCCGTAGAAACTTTGATGTTTAG
- a CDS encoding response regulator transcription factor, with product MSNTTKQKILIVDDEPDILELIEYNLKKEGYQVYLAHNGQEAVAEAKRTLPDLIVLDIMMPKMDGIEACRIMRTMPEFKNTFMVFLTARSEEYSEIAGFNVGADDYIAKPIKPRALVSRINAILRRNAPVEDVADNKLEIGGLVIDREAYLVYKGGEKVVLAKKEFELLYLLASKPGKVYTREVILKNIWEDSVVVTNRTIDVHIRKLREKLGDDVVSTVKGVGYKFEA from the coding sequence ATGAGCAACACTACCAAACAGAAGATACTTATTGTTGATGACGAACCGGATATTTTAGAGCTGATAGAATATAATCTCAAAAAAGAAGGTTATCAGGTTTATCTGGCTCACAATGGTCAGGAAGCCGTTGCTGAAGCTAAACGTACATTACCCGATCTGATAGTTTTGGATATTATGATGCCTAAGATGGATGGTATTGAAGCCTGCCGTATTATGCGCACCATGCCGGAGTTTAAAAATACCTTTATGGTATTCTTAACTGCCCGCAGCGAAGAATATTCAGAAATTGCCGGTTTTAACGTAGGCGCTGATGATTATATAGCTAAGCCCATTAAGCCACGCGCTTTGGTTAGCCGTATTAACGCTATATTACGCCGTAACGCTCCTGTTGAGGATGTTGCTGATAACAAACTGGAAATTGGCGGGTTGGTGATCGATCGCGAAGCCTACCTCGTTTATAAAGGTGGCGAAAAGGTGGTATTGGCCAAGAAAGAATTTGAGCTACTTTATTTACTGGCCTCAAAACCCGGTAAAGTATATACCCGCGAGGTGATCCTGAAAAATATTTGGGAAGACTCGGTAGTAGTAACCAATCGTACTATTGACGTGCACATCAGAAAACTACGCGAAAAACTGGGAGACGACGTGGTGTCAACCGTTAAAGGTGTAGGCTACAAATTTGAAGCATAA
- a CDS encoding TetR/AcrR family transcriptional regulator, whose product MFNYICSKLNMGTAERKLREKETLRSLILESAKKLFIENGVEQTTIRAIAKNIDYSVGTVYFYFKDKNEILNALHTQGFSQLGLQFSVLKNVNHPMERLMAMGRLYIAFALENPDMYELMFTLKEPMEVLDSKEHEQWDEGISAFRALKDTVNACIKAGHFNGHTAEPLTYMIWSVVHGMCSLYISKRTGSIYGNEPENLVNAALEEFLMMLRKL is encoded by the coding sequence ATGTTCAATTATATTTGTAGTAAGTTAAATATGGGTACTGCCGAAAGAAAACTAAGGGAAAAAGAAACATTGCGCTCGCTGATATTGGAGAGCGCCAAGAAACTCTTTATTGAAAACGGCGTTGAACAGACCACCATACGCGCTATTGCTAAAAACATTGACTACAGCGTGGGTACTGTTTACTTTTATTTCAAGGATAAAAACGAGATACTTAATGCCTTACATACACAGGGTTTCTCTCAACTGGGTTTACAATTCAGCGTATTAAAAAACGTAAACCACCCAATGGAACGCCTTATGGCTATGGGGCGCTTATACATAGCTTTCGCCTTGGAAAACCCGGATATGTATGAGTTAATGTTCACCCTTAAAGAGCCAATGGAGGTTTTGGATTCAAAAGAGCATGAACAATGGGACGAAGGCATATCAGCTTTCCGCGCATTAAAAGACACCGTTAACGCTTGTATAAAAGCAGGGCATTTTAACGGCCACACTGCCGAGCCGCTTACTTATATGATATGGAGCGTGGTACATGGCATGTGCAGCTTGTACATAAGCAAACGGACTGGAAGCATATATGGTAACGAACCGGAAAACCTGGTTAATGCAGCTTTAGAAGAATTTTTAATGATGCTGAGAAAGCTATAA
- a CDS encoding lipid A deacylase LpxR family protein, whose translation MKLKIKRSVITLSLVVCSLIVNAQTYSSEAGLQTDNDSYLFQGSDRYYTDGLFLFYRHALATTNNAKLQNKVLGFEVGQKIFNPQTGNIPTATGVDRPFAGYLYAGASLNLLYKNESNLKLSVQTGVIGPAAKGEQAQKFVHDTFGFYSINGWKYQIQNAFQLNLSAEYNRLLYRNDEGFDVSGSAYANLGTGFTGAGVGPLFRLGKLGKLFNSVSTQSTAITKQNADKDHKGEFFIHFKPQFNYVAYDATIEGGLFSNKEPGSLEITAKPVRTIFSNQLGASYVTKRWVIDYTATFPTKVVNPQRYSQQWASITLMYRFN comes from the coding sequence ATGAAATTAAAAATAAAAAGATCAGTCATCACGCTAAGTTTGGTAGTGTGTTCACTTATTGTAAATGCGCAAACATACAGTAGCGAAGCAGGGTTACAAACAGATAACGATTCCTATCTTTTTCAAGGTTCAGACCGTTATTATACTGATGGACTGTTTCTATTTTACAGGCATGCTTTAGCAACAACTAATAATGCCAAGCTACAAAACAAGGTGTTAGGCTTTGAGGTAGGGCAAAAAATATTTAACCCGCAAACAGGTAATATTCCAACTGCTACGGGGGTTGACAGGCCGTTTGCCGGGTATTTATATGCAGGCGCATCATTAAACTTGTTGTATAAAAATGAGAGTAATCTTAAATTAAGTGTACAAACCGGCGTTATTGGTCCGGCGGCTAAGGGCGAGCAGGCTCAGAAATTTGTGCACGACACCTTTGGCTTTTACAGTATAAACGGTTGGAAATACCAGATCCAAAATGCGTTTCAATTAAACTTATCGGCAGAATATAACCGCCTGCTTTATCGTAATGACGAAGGTTTTGATGTTTCAGGCAGCGCTTATGCCAACCTGGGTACCGGTTTTACCGGGGCAGGAGTGGGGCCGCTGTTCCGCTTGGGTAAGCTGGGTAAATTGTTCAACTCTGTGAGTACACAAAGTACCGCCATAACTAAACAAAATGCCGACAAGGATCATAAAGGCGAATTTTTTATTCATTTTAAGCCGCAGTTTAACTATGTTGCCTATGATGCTACTATTGAAGGTGGTTTGTTCAGTAACAAGGAGCCCGGCTCTTTGGAGATCACCGCAAAACCTGTAAGAACCATATTCAGCAACCAGTTAGGCGCATCATATGTTACTAAAAGGTGGGTAATAGATTACACGGCCACTTTCCCAACAAAGGTGGTTAACCCTCAGCGCTACAGCCAGCAATGGGCCAGCATTACCTTAATGTACAGGTTTAACTAA
- the nfi gene encoding deoxyribonuclease V (cleaves DNA at apurinic or apyrimidinic sites) encodes MVLKQCAQRLGNQYMHPSEYEHLTPAQAIAYQHELRKQINICPLEKQITNIAGADISFNKYSDVVYAGIVVFSYPDLKVIGTSTAVGKTKFPYISGLLAFREVPALLEAWQNLKTKPDLLVLDGQGTAHERRTGIATHFGLIADVPTIGSAKSRLWGRFEEPIDQPFAQSPMFDKSELVGIALRSKRNCNPIYISPGHKVSMEQSVEIIKNCIRGYRIPEPTRQAHNLVNKIRVEAGDNNSQTNMFD; translated from the coding sequence TTGGTACTAAAACAATGCGCCCAGCGTTTAGGTAATCAATACATGCATCCATCCGAATACGAACACCTCACTCCAGCCCAGGCCATTGCCTATCAGCACGAATTGAGGAAACAAATCAATATTTGTCCGCTTGAAAAGCAAATTACTAACATTGCCGGAGCAGATATTTCCTTCAATAAATATTCGGATGTTGTTTATGCTGGCATTGTTGTGTTTTCTTATCCTGATTTGAAAGTAATTGGCACTTCCACCGCCGTTGGTAAAACAAAATTCCCTTATATTTCAGGTTTGTTAGCATTTAGAGAAGTGCCGGCGTTACTGGAAGCCTGGCAAAATCTTAAAACCAAACCCGACTTGTTAGTGCTTGATGGTCAAGGTACAGCTCATGAACGCCGCACAGGCATTGCAACACATTTCGGGTTGATTGCGGATGTCCCAACCATAGGTAGCGCTAAAAGCCGCCTTTGGGGACGTTTCGAGGAACCGATCGATCAACCGTTTGCGCAAAGCCCCATGTTTGATAAAAGCGAGCTAGTAGGCATAGCGCTGCGCAGCAAACGCAATTGCAATCCAATATACATATCGCCTGGTCATAAGGTAAGCATGGAACAAAGCGTAGAAATTATTAAAAACTGTATACGCGGTTACCGAATACCCGAACCCACCCGCCAGGCACACAACCTGGTCAATAAAATTAGAGTTGAAGCCGGAGACAATAATTCACAAACAAATATGTTTGATTGA
- the cmk gene encoding (d)CMP kinase, translating into MSNNIVVAIDGYSSCGKSTMAKALAKALHFIYVDSGAMYRAVALYFLRNNVDLKNADQVKEALKNVHLNFHSRDYQTHITLNDEEVSEEIRQMHVSDMVSSVAALHDVRVEMVKQQQRMGRSKNVVMDGRDIGTVVFPHAQVKIFMTADPKIRAERRYKELAPKNPEITLEEVFESLAHRDYQDTTRAESPLTRADDAIILDNTDLTPEEQLEFAISKVKPFLS; encoded by the coding sequence ATGAGCAACAATATTGTAGTAGCCATTGACGGCTATTCTTCATGCGGTAAAAGCACGATGGCTAAGGCATTAGCCAAAGCGCTTCACTTTATTTATGTTGATAGCGGGGCTATGTACAGGGCCGTAGCCTTGTATTTTTTGCGCAACAACGTTGATCTGAAAAATGCAGATCAGGTAAAAGAGGCGTTAAAAAATGTTCATCTTAATTTTCACTCTCGGGATTACCAGACGCACATTACCCTGAATGACGAAGAGGTATCTGAAGAGATCAGGCAGATGCATGTATCAGATATGGTAAGCTCTGTAGCAGCATTGCATGATGTGCGTGTTGAAATGGTAAAGCAGCAGCAACGCATGGGTCGCTCAAAAAACGTGGTGATGGATGGCCGCGATATTGGAACCGTTGTATTTCCACATGCTCAGGTTAAAATTTTCATGACTGCTGATCCGAAGATCCGTGCCGAACGCCGCTACAAGGAGCTGGCGCCTAAAAATCCCGAAATTACTTTGGAGGAGGTTTTTGAAAGTCTGGCCCATCGTGATTACCAGGATACCACTCGCGCCGAAAGCCCACTTACACGAGCTGATGACGCTATAATTTTGGATAATACTGATCTTACACCTGAAGAACAGCTGGAATTTGCCATAAGCAAAGTCAAACCGTTCTTAAGTTAG
- a CDS encoding ATP-binding cassette domain-containing protein, with the protein MAVLKVDSVQLAFDLRKILQDVYLECKQGEVVGLLGRNGSGKSSLLKIIFGRLTPGYKYVSIDNEFVKKGYINNKIAYLPQHNYLPRGISIKTLATKIVSEQYWDEFNNQSIYKNHAHKKPEELSGGELRQLEMLMILYSKADFILLDEPFTHVTPIQCEYFKTIIKTVSKTKGIIITDHQYQNVLDVSDRIILLTEGSTKPITNIDELAVYRYISGT; encoded by the coding sequence ATGGCAGTTTTAAAAGTTGACAGTGTACAATTGGCGTTTGATCTGCGTAAAATATTGCAGGACGTTTACCTGGAATGCAAACAAGGCGAAGTGGTGGGCTTGCTGGGGCGAAACGGAAGTGGCAAGTCATCGCTGTTAAAAATAATTTTCGGTAGACTTACACCGGGATATAAGTATGTAAGTATCGACAACGAATTTGTTAAGAAAGGCTATATCAACAACAAAATAGCTTACCTGCCCCAACATAACTATTTACCACGTGGCATCAGCATAAAAACGCTGGCTACAAAAATAGTAAGCGAACAATATTGGGATGAGTTTAATAATCAAAGCATTTACAAAAACCACGCTCATAAAAAGCCCGAAGAACTTTCGGGCGGAGAATTGCGTCAGCTGGAGATGCTGATGATCCTTTACAGTAAAGCCGATTTTATTTTACTGGATGAACCGTTTACGCATGTTACACCTATTCAATGCGAGTACTTTAAAACCATAATTAAAACGGTTAGTAAAACTAAAGGCATCATCATTACCGATCATCAATATCAAAACGTTCTGGATGTAAGCGACCGCATTATTTTGTTAACCGAGGGCAGCACCAAACCCATTACAAACATTGACGAGTTAGCGGTTTATCGCTACATTAGTGGTACATAA
- the gatB gene encoding Asp-tRNA(Asn)/Glu-tRNA(Gln) amidotransferase subunit GatB gives MTVLEKTVSEKYELVVGLEVHAQLSTLSKAFSSDSAAFGAEPNHHVSAISLGHPGTLPRINKRMVEYAVKMGLACNCTINLNNHFARKNYFYADLPKGYQITQDMEPICLGGSVTVKLSDGSTKELAIHHIHMEEDAGKSMHDSVCDDSFIDLNRAGVPLLEIVSQPDMRSAEEAGQYLTEIRKLLRYLDVCDGNMEEGSMRCDANISVRLKGATEYGNRCEVKNLNSIRNVQRAIEHEFERQVLIVEAGGYIEQNTLNFNADTGETSVLRTKEMANDYRYFPEPDLMPLVLDEAYVEHIRQSLPALPHQLYKKYTDELGLNEYDASVITADKELAFYFEELIKHTANYKAAVHLLMGPVKSHLNETGLHISDLPLKPQNLAGMIKLIDAGSINNTVASHKLLPALLASPDKTAEQLATELNLLITADSNDVSEFISKAIAKFPDKVTEYKKGKKGVVGLFMGEIMKLSKGKIDPQKTNQLLIKELEK, from the coding sequence ATGACAGTTCTGGAAAAAACTGTGAGCGAAAAGTACGAGTTAGTAGTAGGGTTAGAAGTTCACGCGCAGTTATCTACTTTAAGTAAAGCATTTTCATCAGATTCGGCGGCATTTGGCGCAGAACCTAACCATCACGTAAGCGCCATATCATTGGGCCATCCCGGTACGCTCCCGCGCATTAACAAGCGCATGGTTGAGTATGCTGTAAAAATGGGTTTGGCCTGCAATTGCACCATCAACCTTAATAATCACTTTGCCCGTAAAAATTACTTTTACGCCGACCTGCCTAAAGGATACCAGATAACTCAGGATATGGAGCCTATTTGCCTGGGTGGTTCGGTAACTGTGAAATTATCAGACGGTAGTACAAAAGAACTTGCCATCCATCACATCCACATGGAAGAGGATGCGGGTAAAAGTATGCATGATAGTGTTTGCGATGACTCGTTCATTGACCTCAATCGCGCAGGTGTACCTTTGTTAGAAATAGTATCTCAGCCTGATATGCGCAGCGCAGAAGAAGCGGGTCAGTATCTTACGGAGATCCGCAAACTGCTCCGCTATCTTGACGTATGCGATGGTAACATGGAGGAAGGCAGTATGCGTTGCGATGCCAATATCTCTGTACGTTTAAAAGGCGCTACCGAATACGGCAACCGTTGCGAGGTAAAGAACCTTAACTCCATCCGCAACGTTCAACGCGCTATTGAGCATGAATTTGAACGCCAGGTGCTTATAGTGGAAGCGGGCGGTTATATTGAGCAAAATACATTGAACTTTAACGCCGATACAGGCGAAACATCAGTTTTACGTACCAAGGAGATGGCGAACGATTACCGTTATTTCCCTGAGCCCGATCTGATGCCTTTGGTATTGGATGAGGCATACGTAGAGCACATCAGGCAATCATTACCCGCCTTACCGCATCAGTTGTATAAAAAGTATACTGATGAGTTAGGTTTAAACGAGTACGACGCCTCTGTTATCACCGCTGATAAAGAACTGGCTTTTTATTTTGAAGAACTGATAAAGCATACTGCTAACTATAAAGCTGCTGTACACCTGTTAATGGGGCCGGTAAAATCTCATTTAAATGAAACGGGTTTACACATTAGTGATCTGCCTTTAAAACCGCAGAACCTGGCTGGTATGATCAAACTGATTGATGCCGGATCCATCAATAATACAGTTGCATCGCATAAATTATTACCGGCCTTGCTGGCCTCTCCTGATAAAACAGCTGAGCAGTTGGCTACCGAGTTGAATTTGCTGATAACTGCCGATAGTAATGATGTGAGCGAGTTCATCAGCAAGGCGATAGCTAAATTCCCTGATAAGGTTACCGAATACAAAAAAGGGAAAAAAGGAGTTGTAGGCTTGTTTATGGGCGAGATCATGAAGCTATCAAAAGGCAAGATCGATCCGCAGAAAACCAATCAATTACTGATAAAAGAATTAGAAAAATGA
- a CDS encoding TlpA disulfide reductase family protein yields the protein MKLTHFICLLALACGFSACVQNADFTISGEIKNPGDVKKIYLLEAGTTRVTISDSASLDEQGKFQFKHFTPYANLYKLRIGGFFFDLIAANGDKIEFSTDLKDEKHQYDVKGSENSEKIQAFNQISNHYGEINTKLDEQYQAEVEAAGKESEALSKKYFGMYNKNISDYSNALIDFKNKNETSLASFYAMVSLDSMRYEKELIAYSEQLKEKKYFTDNPGVQAFIGRMAAAKPLSIGQKAPEFIINGLDNKPVKLSDYKGKYVMLDFWASWCVPCRQENPNVVKQYNLYKDKGFDILGISLDEDRDLWKKAIDADKLTWKHASELKSFEGSTPTLYRVYAIPSNFIIDPQGIIVAKNITGSDLEEFLKRTFSKAQ from the coding sequence ATGAAGTTAACTCATTTTATTTGCCTGTTGGCTTTAGCGTGCGGCTTTTCGGCTTGCGTGCAAAATGCCGACTTTACCATATCGGGCGAAATAAAAAATCCCGGCGATGTAAAAAAGATCTATTTGCTGGAAGCCGGTACCACCCGTGTAACCATCAGCGATTCTGCGAGTCTTGATGAGCAGGGTAAGTTTCAGTTTAAACATTTTACGCCTTATGCCAATTTGTACAAATTGCGTATAGGTGGTTTCTTTTTTGACCTGATAGCTGCTAATGGCGATAAGATTGAGTTTAGTACAGATCTGAAAGATGAAAAGCACCAGTACGATGTTAAAGGCTCTGAAAATTCGGAGAAAATACAGGCGTTCAATCAGATAAGTAACCACTACGGCGAGATCAACACCAAACTTGATGAGCAGTACCAGGCTGAAGTTGAAGCCGCAGGAAAAGAAAGCGAAGCGTTATCAAAGAAATACTTCGGAATGTACAACAAAAACATATCCGACTACAGCAACGCATTGATTGATTTTAAGAATAAGAATGAAACTTCACTGGCTTCTTTCTATGCCATGGTATCTTTAGATAGCATGCGTTATGAAAAAGAGCTAATAGCTTACTCAGAGCAATTAAAGGAGAAAAAATATTTTACAGACAACCCCGGCGTTCAAGCTTTTATAGGCAGAATGGCTGCAGCAAAGCCACTATCTATAGGCCAAAAAGCGCCAGAGTTTATAATAAACGGTCTGGATAACAAACCGGTGAAATTATCAGATTATAAAGGTAAATATGTGATGCTTGATTTCTGGGCCTCATGGTGCGTTCCTTGTCGCCAGGAAAACCCGAACGTGGTAAAGCAGTACAATTTGTATAAGGACAAGGGCTTTGACATACTGGGAATATCATTAGATGAAGACAGAGACCTTTGGAAAAAAGCCATTGACGCTGATAAATTAACATGGAAACATGCTTCAGAATTAAAGAGCTTTGAAGGCAGCACGCCAACGCTTTACCGCGTATATGCTATACCATCTAATTTTATAATTGACCCTCAGGGAATTATAGTCGCAAAAAATATTACAGGCAGTGATCTTGAAGAATTTTTAAAGAGAACATTTAGCAAGGCTCAATAA